GGTGCCCTTGCTCCACTCCTCGAAGTCGATCACCGGAGTGTTCTGCTTCAGGAATCCCATGCCGGTCAGATTAGAACGTGTTCTAGTGTGACCGCCAGCACTTCCGCGATCTCACCCGGCGCGCATCATCGGCGGGTGCAACAGCTGCAGGTCTCCCCGCCGGTACAGCTGAGCCGGCCTGCCGCCATCGCGTCCGGTGGTACGGCCCGTGGGCACCAGAAATCCCTCGGCCCCGGTCACCTTGCGATGAAAGTTCCGACTGTCCAGCGTTGTCCCCCAGACGATCTCATAGACACGACGCAGTTCGGCGACGGTGAATTCGGCAGCACAGAACGTGGCGGCCAGCGGCGTGTATTCCAGTTTGGCCCTTGCCCGTTCGACCCCGTCGGCCAGGATCCGATCGTGGTCGAACGCCAGGCCGTCCAGTCCGGCCACCGGTAGCCACTGGGCGCCGTCGGCATCACCGC
This DNA window, taken from Mycolicibacterium neoaurum, encodes the following:
- a CDS encoding NUDIX hydrolase; this translates as MSYDSGDHPPVAVAVDLVTLTIRSDELCALMVRRGVEPYRDRWALPGGFVRPDEDLDAAAARELAEETGLTTDRLHLEQLGSYGAPQRDPRMRVVSVAYLGLAPDLPLPTAGGDADGAQWLPVAGLDGLAFDHDRILADGVERARAKLEYTPLAATFCAAEFTVAELRRVYEIVWGTTLDSRNFHRKVTGAEGFLVPTGRTTGRDGGRPAQLYRRGDLQLLHPPMMRAG